A segment of the Deltaproteobacteria bacterium genome:
GAGCGCGGAGGTTTCTCCGTTGTTGATCGCGCCACAGCGCCTGTTCGGCGCGGCCATCAGCGGTCAATTCGTTGGCAAAACCCGAGGTGCGCCGCAGAAACCAGATCAGCAGTTTATCGGAGATGTGCTTAACCCATTCCATAGCGGTTTAATCCTGTTGCGCTGTTAGCGAAGGAACGTGTCTTCCTGGCGTAGTTTCTCGCTTGCCTCAAGTAATGCTTGCGGCGTCGGTCCGGCTTCACCGATTAGGCCCACTTGTTTGAGAAACTGGCCAATCTGCGCATGGTCTTTGGGACTCACAGGCGCGTAGGGCCGGCAAGGATTACCGATGTCGATGCCGAAATGTTTCATCGCCGACTTCATCACCGGCGGCAACCCATAGGCGGCCCACTTGCCGGGAAATAGCGCGTAGCAGCGAGCCCAGAAACGCGCCGTATCGAGATTGCCGGCGCGAAAAGCGCGGACAATTTGCGCGCCGATGCGCGTGCCCGGCGGCGGCATGGTCGCCCCCGAACCACCCAGCATCAGCGTCACCAATAGAGGCTGCATCGTGGTGAAATAATGACCGCGCCCTGCCAGGTCAATTTGTTCGATTAAACGAGAAATTTTTGTGATATCTCTAGAGCTTTCTTTGAAGTAGCGAATGTTGTCGATCTCGCTAATTTTCACGAAAGCGTCTTGCGGTGGATCGGCGCCGGGACCGGGGTTGTGGTAACAGGTGACCGGCAATGGGCTTGCGGAAGCCACCTGGGTATAAAACTCCATCAGCTCGGCGATGGTCGGCTGGCCGCCCCAGGGCCGCAGTGGCATCAGAACTTGCACCAAATCGCCGCCTACCTTGGCGGAATACTCCGCCAGCTCGATGACCTCCTTCGGCGACGGACTCGAACAGCCCAAGATCACCGGGATTCTTTTATCCACCATTTCCGTTGCGACTCGCAGCACCTCTTTGCGCTCGTCGCGCGTCAGCATGGTGTATTCAGCCGCTTCCACCGCCGCGATCGTGATGGCATCACAGTCCGAAACGATGAAATCGATCTCTTTTTGCAGCGCTTTGAAGTCGACGCGGTCGTTCTCGTCGAACGGCGTCAGACACGCGCCGATAATGCCTTTGATCGGTTTGCTCGGTGCCATGACGTTAGTTAGTTGATAACTTCCGCAATGATGCGCGCGTGGCCGGCGTCACTGCCCTTGACCCGCAGCGGCAGGGCCATGATGCGGGTCTTCTTGCCGACGATGGCGCCTAGGTTGGTGACGTTCTCAGCGATCAAGACTTCATTGCCGAGCAGTGTCCGGTGCACCGGGAAATCGAAGCCCTTGGGCCGCAGCGGCGTCGGCAGATCGACCGTGATGCAGTCGATGCCGAACATCTTAATCTTCTTACTGACCATCCACTCGGCGGCGTCGACGGAAAGATACGGATGAAGATTGTAGTCGGTGCTGTCGAACTTCTCGTCCCAGCCGGTGTGGAGCATCAAGATATCGCCCTTGCCCACCTTGACGCCGGAATTTTCCAGGTCCTTGGCAGTGACCTCTTCACCGCCGTTTTTCTTGACGCTGATCACCGCGCCGATACCGACAAAAGCATCGAGTGGCAGCTGATCGATGGACTTGCCGTTGGCGACAATGTGAATCGGCGCGTCAACGTGTGTGCCCGCGTGGCAAGGCAAGGAGACTTCGGTAACGTTGAGCGGCGCGCCTTTTTCCAAGCTCAAGAACTTCTGCACGTGGACATCCGGCAAGATTGGAATCTTCGGCATGCCGTCGTAGATGACCCGTGAGAGATCGACCATTTCCATGTGATCAACTCCTTTTTTAGTGACCGCTGCGCCAGCGCGCGTACAGTGGATCTTTGTCGACAAACGCCCGCTTAATGCCGTCGAAGGCGAGCCAAAATTGATCGAGGGTTTTTTGCACCGAGGCGCGCACCTGCGCTTGCTGAAAATCGCTGAGCGCGTAGCGCTCCACCGCCAGCGGGCCGACTTTCATGTGTTCTTCGTCGACCCCCATGTGCAGCGTCCAGTAGCGAATATCTTCGGACTCGCGGTCAAAGCCGTAATGTTTGGTCAGCCCATTAACGATGCGCGTCATGCGCGGGTTGGCCGTGCCTTCGAGGCAAAACCCCTGACAGGCGTAAAGCTCCAACCAGGTGCGCTGATACATCAAAAGCTCGCGCCAGTCGAGAAAAG
Coding sequences within it:
- a CDS encoding dihydrodipicolinate synthase family protein encodes the protein MAPSKPIKGIIGACLTPFDENDRVDFKALQKEIDFIVSDCDAITIAAVEAAEYTMLTRDERKEVLRVATEMVDKRIPVILGCSSPSPKEVIELAEYSAKVGGDLVQVLMPLRPWGGQPTIAELMEFYTQVASASPLPVTCYHNPGPGADPPQDAFVKISEIDNIRYFKESSRDITKISRLIEQIDLAGRGHYFTTMQPLLVTLMLGGSGATMPPPGTRIGAQIVRAFRAGNLDTARFWARCYALFPGKWAAYGLPPVMKSAMKHFGIDIGNPCRPYAPVSPKDHAQIGQFLKQVGLIGEAGPTPQALLEASEKLRQEDTFLR
- a CDS encoding cyclase family protein, with translation MEMVDLSRVIYDGMPKIPILPDVHVQKFLSLEKGAPLNVTEVSLPCHAGTHVDAPIHIVANGKSIDQLPLDAFVGIGAVISVKKNGGEEVTAKDLENSGVKVGKGDILMLHTGWDEKFDSTDYNLHPYLSVDAAEWMVSKKIKMFGIDCITVDLPTPLRPKGFDFPVHRTLLGNEVLIAENVTNLGAIVGKKTRIMALPLRVKGSDAGHARIIAEVIN